The sequence ATATTTCTCATAGTGCCCGCTTTCTCCAGGGCCGCCATGATATTCGGTATAAAATACCTTAATTACGGTAGAAAAAGTGGGGGAACGGGCAAGGATCTGTTTGACCGCCCGCTGAATTCAAAAGATTTTTACTTGTGCCTGATCCCCTTAAGTTTGTCCCTGCTGCTGGGATTTAAAGGTCTGATATTGATTTTGGGATTTGTCCTGGGATGTGCCGCAATTTTAACATTCTATAAACGGAAAATGAACTGTATCACAGGGGATATGCTCGGTGCCATGACCGAAGTGATGGAAGCCTGGTTATTTATGGCCGCCGGTATGAATACCTCCTAAATAACCCCCATGGGCCAAAGCCTCAATCCGCAAAAAAACATAAAAGTAATTTAACAATTATCGAGATTTTCTTTTAAACTTCAGCAAGGAGTGACAATGCAAAAAACAATTAAGTTGTTGTTCTTCCTTCCAATGCTTTGTGTAGGGATTAATTTTCATCCAGGCCATATCATGGGAATGAGTACAACCATTGCCGCGGCTGCTGTAATGGATGATCCCGTCTTCTTTTCCACCTTTGCCGAAGCGTTTGGTGCAAGTTCAAAGGATTTAGGCTACAATACAAGCTATGAAGTTGATATTGACGGCGGCGGAAAGGTAACGTTGAGCGGTCGCAATCAGCGGCGCATCCTCTACATGAACACCTGCGATGAAAACCAAATATGTACCACAAGCCATTGCCAGAACCAGGATCATCCCCAGCTGACCATTCAAAATCTGACGTTCATCAATGGAAATTCCAAATCTGAAACCGAATCTACCGGCGGCGGTGCGGTTTGGGTACGGGGAGGCCGATTCAAAATTGTCAATTGCCGATTTTTCAACAACGTGTGTGCCGATACCGGTCCGGATGTCGGGGGGGCCGCTGTTCGTGTATTCAGCCAATACGAAGGTGAGCCGGTTTATGTAGTCAACAGCACCTTTGGCGGCAGAGACGACCTGGGCAACGTGGGCTCCAATGGCGGCGGGTATTGGTATCCAGTCTATCCACAGATCAGTTGCCACAATGATACGCAGATATATGTGGATGGTGTTGAGCAGTGATTCACGGCCATGGTGGAAATAAGCAGTTGCTTGCAGACCGTATCGGATGCGCCCCTGAGGATATCATAGACATGAGTGCTAATCTCAATCCCCTGGGGCCGCCAAAACGCGTCCACGACTTTATCCGAGAAAACATCTATGTGATCCATGCCCTTCCCGAACCGGATGCCGCCGGTATGTCCAAGGGGTTTGCAGACTATCAGGGCATTGATCCGGACTGCGTGATTGCCGGCAACGGCACCACCTTTTTTATCTATGCCCTGCCCCTGGCCCTGGGGGCAAAAAAGGCCCTGATCCTGGGTCCAACCTATGCCGACTATGAAGATGCCTGTGCCGCCCACCATGTAAATATCCATCACTGCTTGACCGTTGCCGAAAACAATTTTGTTCCGGATCTGGATCAATTGTCCGCCAAAGCCGAACAAGCCGACCTGGTGTTTATCTGCAACCCGAACAATCCAACAGGTACCCTGATTGACAAACAGGATCTGGAAACATTGATTCACCGCCACCCAGGCACCTGTTTTATGGTGGACGAATCCTATCTGCCTTTTGTTCCGGAAGCAGAAGAATATTCCCTTGTAACCCAGACCCATCTGCCCAACCTTGTGGTACTCTCATCGATGTCCAAAATTTTCAGAATTCCTGGGCTGCGCACAGGTTTTTTAACCGGGGCAAAGGCCTTAATCCAAAAAATTATGGTCCATTACCAACCCTGGAGCGTCAATGCCTTGGCCCAGGCAGTGATCAAGGAGATTTACAATCATCCCGAAGACATTTTGCCCTTTTACCGGCAGACCCGGGCATTTGTTGCTAAAGAGCGCCGAAATTTTGTCCATGCCCTGGCCGGCACACAGGGCATCCGGATTTTTGATGCGCCGGTCTTTTTTGTTTTGGCCCAGCTGGACCGGATATCAGCCGCACAGCTGTGCCGACGGGTGGGAGATGACGGATTCCTGATCCGGGACTGCTCTAACTTTAAAGGGCTGTCCGACCAGTTTGTCCGTTTTTCACTGAAGACAAATGACATCAACCAGGCCCTGGCCCAAAGCATTAAAAAAGCGCTGGCCTGGGAACAAACCAAATCATGATTTTTAATGTGACCTGGCAAATTTTAGCTGCCGCCTTTATCCTGGATCTCCTGGCCGGAGATCCAAAATGGCTGCCCCATCCCATTATCTGGATGGGCCGGGCTATTTCATTTTTTGAACCTGAATTTCGACAACGAATTGAAAACCCATTCCGGGCCGGTCTTCTATTTGCCCTTTGCCTAATTTCCGCAACCTTTGGCCTGACCTGGGGTGTTGTTTTTATAGTCGATCGAATTCATCCGGTTGCCGCTGCAATTGTTCAGACCGTGCTGATATTTTACAGTTTTTCCACCCGAAGCCTGCACAAGGCTGCCATGGATGTTTTTAATCCCCTGGCCAAAGGCGATTTGACCCAGGCCAGAATTAAGGTGGGGTATATTGTGGGACGCCAGACCAAAGATCTGGATGAAGCGGGCATCACCCGGGCGGCCTGCGAAACCGTAGCGGAAAATTTCGTGGACGGATTTGTGTCGCCTTTGTGTTTTGCCGTGGTGCTCGGCGCACCCGGTGCCATGATGTACAAGATGATCAACACCCTGGATTCCATGGTGGGGTATAAAAACGACACCTATATCCTGTTCGGCAAAGCGGCAGCCCGCATTGACGATGTGGCCAACTATATCCCGGCCCGGCTCTCCATTTTTGCAATTGTTCCGGCGGCAGCGATGCTTTCACTTTCCCGGGCCAGCCGGGCGCTTGTCACGGCACTCACCCAGGGCCGCAATCACAAAAGCCCTAACGCCGGAATCCCAGAGGCCGCCTTTGCAGGGGCACTGGGTGTTCGGTTTGGCGGTCCCAATGTGTATCACGGTAAGCTGGTAAACAAACCCTATATCGGCGGTGCGTTTAATGACCCTAAACCATCCCACATTGAAAAGGCCTGTGAGTTAATGATGCTGTCAGCCCTTGTATCCATAGTAGTTGGCTGTGTGTTGACCTGGAGTCTGTTGTGATATGATGCAAAGACCATTCAAACTGGGTACGACCTCCTTTATCTACCCGGATCACATCATCCCCAATGTTAAAAAAATCGGCCACTTTTTTGACGAAATTGAACTTCTGGTATTTGAAAGTAAACCCGATGCAGTGATTCCTTGCCGGAATGATGTAAAGGAACTGGCAGAACTATCCCGGAACCTGGATCTGACCTATAATGTCCATCTGCCCACGGATATCAATTTGAGCGCACCGGACCAGCGCCTGCGCCGGGACGCTGCAGACACCCTGAAACGAGTGATTGAGCGCTTTTCCATTACGCCTGTCACAATGTTTACCCTTCATCTGGAAATGGATAGGCCCCTGCCGTCAAATGCCGGTATAAGGGCCTGGCAGGAAAACGCACGACAAGGGCTTAAATTGCTGATTCCGACCTTAGAAGACCCGTCAAAACTGAGCGTGGAGACCCTGTGGTATACCCCGGATATTTTCAAAAATCTGGTCAATGAATTTGGCCTGTCCGTCTGTGCCGACCTTGGCCATCATATCAAATACGGGTATGACATATCCCGAACCTTTGAACTGTTCGGCCCCAAAATCAATCTGATTCACCTGCATGGCGTAGATACGCGCCTTGACCCACCCCGGGCCCACATCGGCCTTGACAAAATGCCACCGAACGCGTTCAAAGAAATCATAGATCACTTGAAACACTACACAGGAACGGTCTGCCTGGAGGTTTTTAAACTTTCCGATCTGAAAGGCTCTCTATCTGCCCTGGCCAAAATTTTTAACGGCATGCCCTGTCTCTAAATCCACCTTGATTCATCTTTACTCAACACTTTTATTCTGATATTTTAATGTCATAGTCAAAATATTTGACCCAAATGAATTCTCCTTAAAAAAATCAGTCATCACCCCAAGAAAAGGAATGTCAGGATACGATGGTGCGGCGTGTATTCAAACTTTTTTTCGTAACGTTTTTCCTACTTTTATATGCTGTCGTTCCAGACCGTTGCCTTGCCCATAATGACGAACCCATTGATTTTCTTCAATCGCTGACTGATGAAGAGCGGCAATGGCTTAAAGCGCATCCGTTGATCAGACTCGGGAACGCCTCCGACCGCCCCCCCTTTGAATTTATTGATAAACAGGGACAATCCCAGGCAATAGTTGCCGACTATATTGACCGGTGGGTCTCCCTTGATTATGAAAAAAATATAGCCTGGCGCAACGTTTTGACCGTTTCAGCCCCAACAGCCCTTATTGTCCTGATCATCATTGGGGTGGTGTTAATGGGCAACAAGCGATTAAAAAGAGAGATCATCAAGCGGCAGCAGACCGAAAAACTGTTACTAAAAAGCGAAGAGCTTCTCCACTTTGCCCTGGAGTCAGCTGGCGCCTTTCACTGGCAAATTGATATGCCGTCCCGGGAAATCACTTATAGTTCATTACGTTTTTTCGTCTCCTTAGGATATTTAGAAAAGGAGGCTCCGCTAACCCTGGAGCACTTTTTTTCTTTGGTTCATCCGGATGATATAGCATTGCTGGATGAGGCGTTTCAGAAAATTTTTGCGGGCGAAACGATTTTAAAAAACGATTTCCGGCTACGCCGTAAACACGCCGGATGGGCATGGGTTCATGCCGCAGGACAGGTTGTGGAATGGAATGCCCAGGGACAGATAGCCAAAATAGCAGGTCTGACTATGGATATTACCGAACGTCGTAGCCTGCTTGAAAAAATCACCCAGTCCCAGGAGCGGTTTCTCTATTCTCTGGAAACCGCAGATGCCCTGTACTGGCAGACTGATTTGAAAAACGGAACCTATTTCTGTGAACCTTACCACCTGTTCATTAAATGCGGTTATACCCAAGAAGAGATCCCAAAAACGATTAAGGAATATAATACCCTGGTCCATCCGGATGATACAATTTTAAATAAAGAAAAGTTGCAGCAGTGTCTTCAAGGTAAAATTACGTCTATCAAAACCGATTACCGGTTCCGCCGTAAAAATTCCGATTGGGCCTGGTTTACTTCTGTGGGCAAGCCTGTTGAATGGGATGAAACGGGCCGGGCGAGTAAATTTGCCGGCATCACAATGGATATCACGGAGCGGCTGGCGCTTCACCAGCAGGTTAAATCATCCCAGGAGCAACTGCGAATCATATCGGAGCACACCCACGACTGGCAGTCCTGGCAGACCCTTAGCGGCAAACTACTCTGGGTGAATAAAGCCGTTAAAAGGATGACAGGCTATACCGTGGCCGAATGTATGGCAATGAAGGACTATCCCCTTCAAATATATGATAAACGGGACTGGGATGCTTATAGCAGGCTCACCAACATGGCAATTGAGAGAACAGGGCGCCAGGAGACACAGCTCCGTGTACGCCGCAAAGACGGCAGCCTGGTATGGGTGTCGTCGGCCTATGAACCGGTCCTGGACAAAAATGGTCAGATCATAGGACTTGCCGGTGCGGCCAAGGATATTACAAAACAAATAAAGGCGGAACAGGGACTTCGCCTGCTATCCAAAGTTTTTGAAGACAGTTCGGACCCGATTCTGATCACGGATCTTAACGGAAACATCGTGGATCTGAATGTGGCCACCGTTGAGGCTTACGGATATTCCAGAAGAGAGCTTATCGGTAAACATATCGAAATACTTGCCTCGTATGAAACGGATATCACGCACCAGAACCTTTACCGGCGATGTATCAAGGGAGAAGTATTAAAAAATATTGAGGGCACCCGGGTCAGAAAGGACGGAACCGTACTTCCCCATCTGTTTACATATTCCCTCTTAAAAGATGACAAAGGCAAGCATATAGGCATTGCATCCATTGCCAAAGATATTACCTGGATCAAAGAAGCGGAAAAGGAACTTGAAGACCACCGGGATCATCTGGAAGACCTGGTAAAAGAGAGAACCCTTGACCTGGAAGAAGCAAGGCGGGTGGCTGAAAATGCCACAAGAGCAAAAAGTGACTTCCTGGCGAATATGAGCCATGAAATCCGAACCCCGCTCAATGCAATTATCGGCTTTGCCCATCTGGCACTCCAGACAGAGCTGGATTCACGCCAGCATGATTACATCCACAAAATTCAAAACGGATCCAAGGCCCTCTTGGGCGTTATCAATGATATCCTTGATTTCAGCAAAATTGAGGCCGGAAAACTGAATATGGAATCCATTGAATTCTCCCTGGAAGACGTTCTGGAGACCGTTACCAATCTTGTAGGAATCAAGGCCCAGGAAAAAGGGCTGGAGGTCATTTATAACATTGATCCAAACATTCCCCACAAGCTTATTGGAGACCCCATCCGCCTGGGCCAAATTTTTCTTAACCTGACCAATAATGCAGTAAAATTTACCAAAGAAGGCGAAATTATTATCGGATGTGCCGTGCTCGGTGATGATGCAAATGAGACGCAACTTGAGTTTTACGTTCAGGATACGGGCATCGGACTGACCCAAACCCAACAGGACAGACTGTTTCAAGCCTTTTCCCAGGCAGATTCATCTACGACCCGAAAATACGGGGGCACAGGTCTGGGGTTGTTTATCAGCAAATTCCTGGTGGAAATGATGAACGGCCAGATCCAAGTGAAAAGCGAGTATGGCCGGGGCACCACTTTTATTTTCACTGTTTATTTAAAACGCGTGGATGTACAGACGATTGCATCACACTTCGCCGCTGCCGAAAACCTAAAGAAAAAAATTCTGGTGGTGGACGATAATCCCATATCGCGCACGGTGCTGGGAAAAATGCTCAAAGCCATGTCCTTTCAGGCGATTGAAGCGGACAATGCAGAAACGGGAATGGCGAAAATAGAGACGGCCCGGGAACAGAACAAACCGTTTGACCTGATTCTCATGGACTGGCAGATGCCGGGAATGGATGGACTGCAAGCCTTTAAAAAGATAAAGACCGTTTTGAAAGAAAAGATCCCTACAATTATCATGGTCTCGGCCTATGCCCGGGAGAAACTGGCGCAAAAGGGCAATCGTCTGGGACTTGACGGATATCTGATCAAACCGGTTTCTCCGTCTTCATTATTCGATTCAATCATAACAGTACTGGGAGAAAAAAAGCACCTACACTTCTTTGAGCACCCAAAAGAGCAATTACCCAGCGTTAAACAAATCCAGGGGGCAAAATTTTTGTTGGCCGAGGACAACGAGGTGAACCAGCAGGTGGCCAAAGGGATTCTAGAAAATAACGGCTTTGTTGTGGATCTGGCAGATAACGGCCTTCTGGCATTAGAAGCGGTTCAAAAAACAGAATATGACGCTGTGCTCATGGATATCAACATGCCGGAGATGGACGGCTACACTGCCAGCCGTAAAATCAGACAATTGCCGGGATTTAAGGATCTGCCCATTATCGCCATGACGGCCAATGCCATGACCGGAGACAGGGAAAAAACCCTGGCCGCGGGAATGAATGACTATGTTACCAAACCCATAGATGTCAAGCAACTGCTCAATGCCTTGCGCACATGGGTGAAACCATCCTCAAAAAAATCCAGCCGGACAAAGAAGCCCGTACCCAACAAAGGAATTGACCCTAACGCATTATCTGATAATTGGGGACCCCTGCCGGGGATCGACATCCAGGAGGGGGTAACTCGTCTGGCCGGGGACATGAATTTGTACCGGGATCTTTTAAAAAAATTTGCCGGGAATCAGGCAGATACGGTAGATAAAATCCAACAGGCACTGCGCTCCGGAGATATAGAAACAGCGCAAAGAATTACCCATGCCGTTAAAGGGGTTTCAGGAAATATCAGTGCAACCCTTGTTTTTGAATCTGCAACACAGCTGGATGATGCACTCAAAAACAAAGATATTCAGACGGCCGAAACCCTGCTGCCTGATTTTTCAACCCGTCTTTCAGACGTTATTAAAGTAATCAATGGCCTTGAGTGAAAAGAATGGGCAACGCTTAGCTTTAGCCCACCCTACGGCTGCCAAACATACCCGGTACCCGGTGAGAGGGTGGGCACGCTTTTGTACCCACCGTTTATCTGTTTTACTCAGTAAACTTAATCAGTTCCTCGCAAAAGGCATCAATCTTTTCAACCATAGCCTGCTTATCCTCGCTGGTGGGCGCCCCCTGCCATTCGTAGAATCCGAGCAGATCCCAGCTTGATTTTTCAAGTTTGGATTGAAAATCCCGCTGGGCACCACCGACCCATCCATAGGAGCCGTATCTGAAGACCTTTTTGTTGGCCACTTTCTTTACAAGCAGCTCGTCAATCACATGGGACATGGGCGGAAAAACTTTATACTCGTAGGTGGGCATACCGAAAATAAGCCCGGCGGACTTCCAGGCACTGGCCAGGATATAACCGATGTCATCGCCCGGGGCCCGGTAAACATGCACCGGAATCTTGTGTTTTCTGATTGTTTCGACCACAAGATTCAGCATGGACTTTGTACTGCCGTACATGCTGGACCAGATCAGGGTGACTTCTCTTTCTGCCGGCCCCTTGCTGTACTCGGCATAGCGTTTATAGTGGTCGATGATCACGCCGGGGTTATCCCGCCAGATAATTCCGTGGGACGGGCAGATGATCTTGACATCCAATCCGGATAGTTTGGTCAGCCCCTTGAGTACGGGCCCGGAAAATGCAGCAACAATATTGGCGTAATAGCGCAACGCCTCATTTTCAAAAAACGCATGTTTTTCCTGGGAAAGCTGGTCATCAAAAACAGCATCCTCCGGAACCTTACCGTATGAGCCGAAGGCATCGCAGGCAAACAGAATTTTGCGCTTTGTCTCATAGGTCATCATGGTTTCGGGCCAGTGGATGTTGGGCGTTTCAAAAAACTGAAGTTCATAGTCGCCCACTGCCAGGGTCATACCGTCCGTAATAGCCACGGCCCGGTCCGCCGGCACCTCACCAAAGGCTTCAAGCAAAGGAATTGCTTTTTTGGTACAGTAAATCACACCTTTGGTATTTTTTTTACAAAATTCCCGAAGCCAACCGGCATGGTCCGGCTCCATGTGGTTTACCACGATGATATCAATGTCCTCCACCGCCAGAGAGAGGCCTTCCATCTGCCCGGTAATGGCCTTGGGAAAATCCATAATGTCCTGGGTCAGATCGATGAGTACGTTCTTTTCACCTTTGATAAGATAGGCGTTTATGGAAATGCCGTGGGGTATGGGCCATATTCCCTCAAAAAGATAGTTTTCGTCTTCAATGTTGACCGCAAGACGGTAAATATCATCTACTATTTTTTGAAACTTCATTCTGCAATTCTCCTTGCACCTATTTGTTTTTTTTAAAATATATTTAAAATGCCACGTTCCATTAGTAAAATCAATTTACAGTTTCTAAAATAATCACCTTGTGCAGTCGGCAAGCGTCAGGTAATAAGCGCTCTCTTTTTCCCTGCCCCGTTTCAGGCACCCGCCGGCAAAAATCCGGCATTTTTCTTTAAACACCTTTAAAGCGGCCTGGGCCTGATCCGGGGAGAGCACATTGGACTCAATTAAATTCAGGATGGATTGTATCCGGTATTTATCCTGGGAATGTGAGGCGGACAGTTGATCCCCATGCCCCCCGGTTTTAACCGTTAAGGGAATGTCGATCAGGTACACGGGCGTATCATGGGAAATACGCAGCCACAGGTCGTAATCCTCGCATACCGGAAACGCTTCGTTAAACATCCCCTTTTGATCAAAAAGTTGTTTTCTGATCATCACAGCTGAAGGGCTGACCAGGCAAAGTTTCAGAGAGGGCTCAAAAATCATGCCCGAGGGTTTTTTATGTTTTTTTTTGGGATTGACCCGTTTGCCCTTTCTGATCCAGATCTCCTCGGTCTGGCAGATCATGGCGCCGGGGTTGGATTGAAAAAAGTCCATCTGGCAGGACAGTTTATTTTTTTCCCAGGCATCATCGGAATCCAGCAGGGCAATAAAATGGCCTTGGCTTTCTTGAATCCCAAGATTCCGGGCCGCACTCACCCCCTTATTTTCCTGGACCAGTATCCGGATTTCATCTTTATATCCAGCCAGCACCTCCTGGGTTTCATCCGTTGACCCGTCATCAATGACAATGATTTCTATGGGCGTATAGTCCTGGGCAAGAACTGAATCAATGGCCCTTTCAAGGGTCCATGCCCGGTTAAAAGTGGGAATAATCACACTGACCATATCTGTTTTTTGTATCATCATGATAAAAAATGTAAAACATCAAAAGACAATAAACAAGGCATCTTCGGCGTCTGTTTAAAAAATGTAAGAAAAAAGTTGTAAACAGATTTTATTTTTGATAGAGCAGGATGGTAAAAATTTTTAATCAACCATGGGTGAAAAAATTTTAGTGATGCGGCAGTTAGATTTATCCTTAACCTTATGAAGCAACTGAGACCAACCTTTCCATATTCATTATGGGCACCCCTTGGTTCCAATACAAGTTCTGTCCATAATGATTACATTTGGAAAGTTTTGACAAGCACATTTAGATCTCATTAACACATGCCCAATTTTAATCCGGTTTAAACCGAGGATGAGGAAATTATGGCAAAAGGAAAAAACGTCAAACACATTATTGACAAGAGCTGGTGCAAGGGGTGCGGTATTTGCGTTCACTTCTGCCCAAAACAGGTTCTGGAACTGGACAGCGAGGAAAAAGCTGTGGCAGCCCGCCCTGAAGACTGCATTGGATGTAAACTTTGCGAACTTCGGTGCCCTGATCTGGCAATTCAAATTTTAGTTGAGGAGGGGGAATAAATAATGGCTGAGAATATACAATTTATTCCAGGAAGCGATGCCTGTATTGAAGGCGCCCTGTATGCCGGGTGTGACTTTTTTGCAGGTTATCCCATCACTCCGTCTTCAGAAGTTGCAGAGGGTTTATCTGCTCAGCTTCCCAAAAGAGGCGGCAAATTTATCCAGATGGAAGACGAAATTGCATCCATGGCCTGTATCATCGGCGCAGCCCTTGCCGGAAAAAAGGTTATGACCGCAACTTCCGGCCCCGGTTTCTCCCTGAAGCAGGAAGGCATCGGATACGCCTGTATGGCTGAGGTCCCCTGTGTTATCGCCAATATCCAGAGAGGCGGCCCATCCACAGGTAACCCCACCCACGTTGCCCAGGGTGACACAATGCAGGCCAGATGGGGCTCCCATGGTGATCACAGCATTATTGCCATGACAGCTTCCAACCTTCAGGATGTATTTAAAATTACGGTTGAAGGTTTTAATCTGGCGGAAAAATACCGGACACCTGTTGTTCTAATGTTTGATGAGGCCACCCAGCATCTGAGAGAAAAAGTGGTCATTCCTGAACCCGGCGAGATCGAAGTTGTGGACAGAATCAGAACCACGATCCCCGTAGGTGAAAAATACTATCCCTATCTTACCGATGAAAACGGCCAGCGTCCCATGTCCGATTTCGGTGCAGGTCATCGTTTCCACGTGACCGGTCTTCATCATAACATTATGGGTTTTCCTGATGTCAGTCCTGCAAATGTTGACGCGCTGATCCACCACTTGGTAGATAAAATTGAAAGTAAAGCAAACGAAATCGCCATGTACAAAGAGTACTACATGGATGATGCCGACTATGTCATCGTTGCCTATGGCACAACAACCAGATCCGCCCTCCAGGCTGCCGAAGACTATCGTAATCAGTTCGGCATCAAGGTCGGCGTTTTAGAGCTTCAGGTTGTATGGCCCTTTGCAGATGACATTGTCAGAGAAAAATGTGCTAATAGAAAGGCCGTGATTGTAGCTGAAATGAATATGGGCCAGATTGTCAACGAGGTAAAACGTGTTGTGGCTGAGCCTGAAAAGGTTTACTTCTCTAACCGGGTTGACAACCAAATCATCAAACCCACCGACATTAAAGCGGCTTTGAGAATGATCACAGGAAAGGGGGTATAACATGAGCGAATTTGATGTAAAAAAATATATCCGGGCCCAATTTTTCCCCCAGATGTGGTGTCCGGGTTGTGGACACGGAACTGTTATGGGTGCCCTTCTCCGGGCCATTCATGATCTGGGATTAGAAAACGATGACGTTTCCGTAGTTTCCGGTATCGGATGTTCTTCAAGAATCTCTGGTTATCTGGATTTCAACACCGCACATACCATGCACGGCAGAGCCCTTCCGACCGCCACAGGTGTTAAGCTTGCCAACCCCAACCTGAAAGTTATTGTTCCCTTTGGTGACGGTGACTCCACGGCCATCGGCGGCAACCACTTCATCCATGCCTGCAGAAGAAATATCGATATTACAGCCATCGTCATGAAC is a genomic window of uncultured Desulfobacter sp. containing:
- a CDS encoding FprA family A-type flavoprotein, with translation MKFQKIVDDIYRLAVNIEDENYLFEGIWPIPHGISINAYLIKGEKNVLIDLTQDIMDFPKAITGQMEGLSLAVEDIDIIVVNHMEPDHAGWLREFCKKNTKGVIYCTKKAIPLLEAFGEVPADRAVAITDGMTLAVGDYELQFFETPNIHWPETMMTYETKRKILFACDAFGSYGKVPEDAVFDDQLSQEKHAFFENEALRYYANIVAAFSGPVLKGLTKLSGLDVKIICPSHGIIWRDNPGVIIDHYKRYAEYSKGPAEREVTLIWSSMYGSTKSMLNLVVETIRKHKIPVHVYRAPGDDIGYILASAWKSAGLIFGMPTYEYKVFPPMSHVIDELLVKKVANKKVFRYGSYGWVGGAQRDFQSKLEKSSWDLLGFYEWQGAPTSEDKQAMVEKIDAFCEELIKFTE
- a CDS encoding threonine-phosphate decarboxylase gives rise to the protein MIHGHGGNKQLLADRIGCAPEDIIDMSANLNPLGPPKRVHDFIRENIYVIHALPEPDAAGMSKGFADYQGIDPDCVIAGNGTTFFIYALPLALGAKKALILGPTYADYEDACAAHHVNIHHCLTVAENNFVPDLDQLSAKAEQADLVFICNPNNPTGTLIDKQDLETLIHRHPGTCFMVDESYLPFVPEAEEYSLVTQTHLPNLVVLSSMSKIFRIPGLRTGFLTGAKALIQKIMVHYQPWSVNALAQAVIKEIYNHPEDILPFYRQTRAFVAKERRNFVHALAGTQGIRIFDAPVFFVLAQLDRISAAQLCRRVGDDGFLIRDCSNFKGLSDQFVRFSLKTNDINQALAQSIKKALAWEQTKS
- the cbiR gene encoding cobamide remodeling phosphodiesterase CbiR, coding for MMQRPFKLGTTSFIYPDHIIPNVKKIGHFFDEIELLVFESKPDAVIPCRNDVKELAELSRNLDLTYNVHLPTDINLSAPDQRLRRDAADTLKRVIERFSITPVTMFTLHLEMDRPLPSNAGIRAWQENARQGLKLLIPTLEDPSKLSVETLWYTPDIFKNLVNEFGLSVCADLGHHIKYGYDISRTFELFGPKINLIHLHGVDTRLDPPRAHIGLDKMPPNAFKEIIDHLKHYTGTVCLEVFKLSDLKGSLSALAKIFNGMPCL
- a CDS encoding PAS domain S-box protein, whose translation is MVRRVFKLFFVTFFLLLYAVVPDRCLAHNDEPIDFLQSLTDEERQWLKAHPLIRLGNASDRPPFEFIDKQGQSQAIVADYIDRWVSLDYEKNIAWRNVLTVSAPTALIVLIIIGVVLMGNKRLKREIIKRQQTEKLLLKSEELLHFALESAGAFHWQIDMPSREITYSSLRFFVSLGYLEKEAPLTLEHFFSLVHPDDIALLDEAFQKIFAGETILKNDFRLRRKHAGWAWVHAAGQVVEWNAQGQIAKIAGLTMDITERRSLLEKITQSQERFLYSLETADALYWQTDLKNGTYFCEPYHLFIKCGYTQEEIPKTIKEYNTLVHPDDTILNKEKLQQCLQGKITSIKTDYRFRRKNSDWAWFTSVGKPVEWDETGRASKFAGITMDITERLALHQQVKSSQEQLRIISEHTHDWQSWQTLSGKLLWVNKAVKRMTGYTVAECMAMKDYPLQIYDKRDWDAYSRLTNMAIERTGRQETQLRVRRKDGSLVWVSSAYEPVLDKNGQIIGLAGAAKDITKQIKAEQGLRLLSKVFEDSSDPILITDLNGNIVDLNVATVEAYGYSRRELIGKHIEILASYETDITHQNLYRRCIKGEVLKNIEGTRVRKDGTVLPHLFTYSLLKDDKGKHIGIASIAKDITWIKEAEKELEDHRDHLEDLVKERTLDLEEARRVAENATRAKSDFLANMSHEIRTPLNAIIGFAHLALQTELDSRQHDYIHKIQNGSKALLGVINDILDFSKIEAGKLNMESIEFSLEDVLETVTNLVGIKAQEKGLEVIYNIDPNIPHKLIGDPIRLGQIFLNLTNNAVKFTKEGEIIIGCAVLGDDANETQLEFYVQDTGIGLTQTQQDRLFQAFSQADSSTTRKYGGTGLGLFISKFLVEMMNGQIQVKSEYGRGTTFIFTVYLKRVDVQTIASHFAAAENLKKKILVVDDNPISRTVLGKMLKAMSFQAIEADNAETGMAKIETAREQNKPFDLILMDWQMPGMDGLQAFKKIKTVLKEKIPTIIMVSAYAREKLAQKGNRLGLDGYLIKPVSPSSLFDSIITVLGEKKHLHFFEHPKEQLPSVKQIQGAKFLLAEDNEVNQQVAKGILENNGFVVDLADNGLLALEAVQKTEYDAVLMDINMPEMDGYTASRKIRQLPGFKDLPIIAMTANAMTGDREKTLAAGMNDYVTKPIDVKQLLNALRTWVKPSSKKSSRTKKPVPNKGIDPNALSDNWGPLPGIDIQEGVTRLAGDMNLYRDLLKKFAGNQADTVDKIQQALRSGDIETAQRITHAVKGVSGNISATLVFESATQLDDALKNKDIQTAETLLPDFSTRLSDVIKVINGLE
- a CDS encoding 4Fe-4S binding protein; amino-acid sequence: MAKGKNVKHIIDKSWCKGCGICVHFCPKQVLELDSEEKAVAARPEDCIGCKLCELRCPDLAIQILVEEGE
- the cbiB gene encoding adenosylcobinamide-phosphate synthase CbiB, with amino-acid sequence MIFNVTWQILAAAFILDLLAGDPKWLPHPIIWMGRAISFFEPEFRQRIENPFRAGLLFALCLISATFGLTWGVVFIVDRIHPVAAAIVQTVLIFYSFSTRSLHKAAMDVFNPLAKGDLTQARIKVGYIVGRQTKDLDEAGITRAACETVAENFVDGFVSPLCFAVVLGAPGAMMYKMINTLDSMVGYKNDTYILFGKAAARIDDVANYIPARLSIFAIVPAAAMLSLSRASRALVTALTQGRNHKSPNAGIPEAAFAGALGVRFGGPNVYHGKLVNKPYIGGAFNDPKPSHIEKACELMMLSALVSIVVGCVLTWSLL
- a CDS encoding glycosyltransferase, coding for MIQKTDMVSVIIPTFNRAWTLERAIDSVLAQDYTPIEIIVIDDGSTDETQEVLAGYKDEIRILVQENKGVSAARNLGIQESQGHFIALLDSDDAWEKNKLSCQMDFFQSNPGAMICQTEEIWIRKGKRVNPKKKHKKPSGMIFEPSLKLCLVSPSAVMIRKQLFDQKGMFNEAFPVCEDYDLWLRISHDTPVYLIDIPLTVKTGGHGDQLSASHSQDKYRIQSILNLIESNVLSPDQAQAALKVFKEKCRIFAGGCLKRGREKESAYYLTLADCTR